A single Carnobacterium inhibens subsp. inhibens DSM 13024 DNA region contains:
- a CDS encoding response regulator gives MTKNVMIVDDAAFMRMKLKDILEKNGYNVVAEAQNGIEAVEKYKAEKPNLVTMDITMPEMDGVDALKEIKAFDPAARVVMCSAMGQQGMVMDAIRSGAVDFIVKPFDSDRVIKALDKASL, from the coding sequence ATGACAAAAAATGTAATGATCGTAGACGATGCAGCTTTTATGAGGATGAAATTGAAAGATATTTTAGAAAAGAATGGGTATAACGTAGTAGCAGAAGCACAAAATGGGATTGAAGCCGTTGAAAAATATAAAGCTGAAAAACCAAACCTAGTAACTATGGATATTACCATGCCTGAAATGGATGGGGTAGATGCGTTAAAAGAAATCAAAGCTTTTGACCCTGCTGCTCGTGTGGTTATGTGTAGTGCTATGGGACAACAAGGAATGGTTATGGACGCTATTCGTTCTGGAGCAGTCGATTTTATCGTAAAACCATTCGATAGTGATCGTGTAATCAAAGCTTTAGACAAAGCAAGTCTGTAA
- a CDS encoding chemotaxis protein CheC, protein MKSNYSAVELDVLKEVINIGGGHAATSLSQLIEKPVHMTVPVIEMMEYADVYEQIMPEEAVIKSVIIKMMGDAEGVFLFTVDQQVSETIVAMMLPENTPYSEDLANSALQELVNILVNSFLNAVMKLMDANLITSVPIIIEDMFGAIMSSVYLEQNQYDDSIMIIKNEFYYLGDRLESSLYFVPKPGIIEKMLTALTV, encoded by the coding sequence GTGAAGTCTAACTACTCAGCAGTGGAATTAGATGTACTAAAAGAAGTGATCAATATTGGTGGCGGACATGCAGCAACGAGTTTATCTCAATTGATTGAAAAACCGGTCCACATGACGGTTCCAGTTATTGAAATGATGGAATATGCAGATGTTTATGAGCAGATCATGCCGGAAGAAGCTGTGATAAAATCCGTCATCATTAAGATGATGGGAGATGCAGAAGGTGTCTTTCTTTTCACAGTCGATCAACAAGTCTCAGAGACGATCGTAGCTATGATGTTGCCGGAAAATACACCTTACTCGGAAGACTTGGCTAATTCAGCCTTGCAAGAGTTGGTAAACATACTCGTTAATTCATTTTTGAATGCAGTAATGAAACTAATGGATGCTAACTTGATCACGTCTGTGCCCATCATTATTGAAGATATGTTCGGCGCCATTATGAGCAGTGTGTATTTAGAACAAAACCAATACGATGATTCTATCATGATCATTAAAAATGAATTTTATTATTTAGGCGATCGATTAGAATCTTCATTGTATTTCGTCCCAAAACCAGGGATAATAGAAAAGATGTTAACAGCACTAACAGTTTGA
- a CDS encoding chemotaxis protein CheA — MDENSKYLDLFFEETDEHLQSLNEQVLELENHPEDSSIVDVMFRSAHTIKGMAATMGYDTMAKLTHKMENVFDLLKQKIIPADATSIALIFDCLDTLSDLVEDLREGNEAERDIKNLIQRLDNVASGDSSTAQGTVIMEQETSSSLNLALENVEDSDLMIIEAAKEDGYNAYVLAIRIDEDSSMKNARVYLVMSKLEQHGDVLYSEPGTEVLENDDFGSVFKLIYVSKLDEETVFNLALDNSEIEEVLIQTVQQAEDLIVKEPETTPSEPQENQVEQTAITTVEGAAKPAQVEKTTKAKGQSHAMNQSIRVDIGKLDSFMNLVSELVIYRTRLEDLSDQMQVSEMKEPLDHVARISSELQDLVLKIRMQPVSTVMTRFPRMIRDLANDLGKEFELVIEGEDTELDRTVVSELSEPLVHLLRNSADHGVEMPADRVKLGKDPKGTIKITAYQEGNRVVLTLSDDGKGVNPTIIKESAERKGISTEGMSDKEIQQLIFHPGFSTAKEVTSISGRGVGMDAVKQKITELGGTVELESVVNQGTVFKINLPLTLSIIQSLLVKVGQDSFAIPLGIIKTIVKVTEEDIIRIHNREVYKYEGLAVPVVRLNQSLGIEPIEETNLHLVLVKQGDSYNALVVDDLVRQQEIVIKKLGQELSMLKKYLGATILGDGSIILILDVTAICNERIGEYSEV, encoded by the coding sequence ATGGACGAAAATAGTAAATACCTCGATTTATTTTTTGAAGAAACAGACGAACATTTACAAAGTTTGAATGAACAAGTACTTGAATTAGAAAACCATCCTGAAGATTCCAGTATTGTAGACGTTATGTTTCGGTCAGCTCATACGATTAAAGGAATGGCTGCAACAATGGGCTACGATACAATGGCTAAATTGACCCACAAAATGGAAAACGTATTTGATTTATTGAAGCAAAAGATCATTCCGGCCGATGCAACTTCAATCGCTCTAATATTTGATTGTTTAGATACCTTGTCTGACTTAGTGGAAGATTTAAGAGAAGGAAATGAAGCAGAACGCGATATCAAAAACTTGATTCAACGGTTGGATAATGTAGCTTCCGGTGATAGTTCTACAGCACAAGGAACAGTGATAATGGAACAAGAAACAAGTTCATCCCTTAATCTAGCCTTAGAAAATGTAGAAGACTCAGACTTAATGATCATTGAAGCAGCAAAAGAAGATGGTTACAATGCTTATGTATTGGCTATCCGAATTGATGAAGATAGTTCAATGAAAAATGCCCGCGTGTATCTTGTGATGAGTAAGTTGGAACAACATGGAGATGTGTTATATTCTGAACCAGGCACAGAAGTTCTTGAAAATGACGATTTCGGCAGTGTGTTTAAACTGATCTATGTCAGCAAATTGGATGAAGAAACAGTTTTCAACTTGGCGTTAGACAATAGTGAAATTGAAGAAGTATTGATTCAAACGGTTCAACAAGCAGAAGATTTAATCGTGAAAGAACCTGAAACGACTCCGTCTGAGCCGCAAGAAAATCAAGTGGAACAAACAGCAATTACAACCGTTGAAGGTGCTGCTAAACCTGCTCAAGTTGAAAAAACAACTAAAGCAAAAGGCCAAAGTCATGCAATGAATCAATCCATCAGAGTAGATATCGGAAAATTAGATTCCTTTATGAATTTAGTGTCAGAATTGGTAATCTACCGTACGCGATTAGAAGACTTAAGCGACCAAATGCAAGTATCTGAAATGAAAGAACCGTTGGACCACGTAGCAAGGATCAGTTCTGAATTACAAGATTTGGTTTTGAAAATCAGAATGCAGCCGGTCAGTACGGTAATGACTCGTTTTCCTCGCATGATCCGAGACTTAGCAAACGATTTAGGTAAAGAGTTTGAGTTGGTTATCGAAGGTGAAGATACGGAATTAGATCGTACCGTTGTTTCTGAACTAAGTGAACCCTTAGTGCATTTGTTGCGTAATTCAGCTGATCATGGAGTAGAAATGCCCGCTGATCGTGTAAAATTAGGCAAAGATCCAAAAGGAACCATTAAAATTACTGCTTATCAAGAAGGCAATCGAGTAGTATTGACGTTGAGCGATGATGGAAAAGGTGTTAATCCTACCATTATTAAAGAAAGTGCTGAACGAAAAGGGATCTCAACTGAAGGAATGAGCGACAAAGAGATCCAACAATTGATTTTCCATCCAGGATTTTCAACAGCTAAAGAAGTGACCAGTATTTCTGGCCGTGGTGTAGGAATGGATGCTGTTAAACAAAAAATCACTGAACTAGGCGGAACAGTTGAATTGGAAAGTGTAGTCAACCAAGGAACAGTTTTCAAAATCAATTTGCCTTTAACGTTATCGATTATTCAATCCTTGCTTGTAAAAGTGGGACAAGATTCTTTTGCAATTCCATTAGGGATCATCAAAACGATTGTTAAAGTAACCGAAGAAGACATTATCCGTATTCACAACCGTGAAGTCTATAAATACGAAGGGTTAGCTGTTCCGGTCGTTCGTTTGAACCAATCACTTGGTATTGAACCGATAGAAGAAACCAATCTGCACTTGGTATTGGTAAAACAAGGAGACAGCTACAATGCCTTGGTCGTAGACGATTTAGTCAGACAACAAGAAATTGTGATCAAAAAACTAGGCCAAGAATTGAGTATGCTGAAGAAATACTTAGGCGCAACCATTCTAGGAGATGGAAGCATCATTTTGATCTTGGATGTAACGGCTATTTGCAATGAAAGAATCGGTGAGTACAGTGAAGTCTAA
- a CDS encoding CheR family methyltransferase: MLNFDFFYAWTKEHLNINLEGYKEKQLQRRIGTIMKNTGAATLEEYAVKIQSDPIVKKNFLNYITINVTDFFRNKEVFDEFEELMVSYLEPKFGALKIWSAACSTGAEAYSLAMIMTNHNIKHAEKITATDIDETILAKAKKGIYSSVEIKNVDEKNRQNYFTQEDNAFYLSEQIKNKVAFKKHDLIGDRFGTGYNVIVCRNVTIYFKNEVKEELYQKFSDALVPGGLFFTGATETIYSPEKYGLIKRASFIYEKI, from the coding sequence ATGTTGAATTTCGATTTTTTTTACGCGTGGACAAAAGAACATTTAAATATTAATCTAGAAGGATACAAAGAAAAACAGCTTCAAAGACGGATTGGCACGATCATGAAGAATACCGGTGCAGCAACGTTGGAAGAATATGCGGTTAAAATACAATCAGATCCTATAGTGAAAAAGAACTTTTTGAATTACATTACCATTAATGTAACGGATTTTTTCCGTAATAAAGAAGTGTTTGATGAATTCGAAGAATTGATGGTATCGTATTTAGAGCCAAAGTTTGGTGCTTTAAAAATCTGGAGTGCTGCTTGTTCTACCGGAGCAGAAGCTTATTCGTTGGCTATGATCATGACCAATCATAACATCAAGCATGCGGAAAAAATAACGGCTACAGATATTGATGAAACAATTTTAGCGAAAGCTAAAAAAGGAATCTACTCAAGTGTAGAAATCAAAAATGTTGATGAAAAGAATCGCCAGAACTACTTTACTCAAGAAGATAATGCATTTTATTTATCTGAACAAATCAAGAATAAAGTAGCTTTTAAAAAACATGATTTAATTGGGGACCGCTTTGGAACAGGATACAACGTGATCGTATGCCGCAATGTGACCATTTATTTTAAAAATGAAGTAAAAGAAGAATTGTACCAAAAATTCAGTGATGCATTGGTTCCTGGCGGCTTGTTTTTCACTGGAGCGACAGAAACCATTTATAGTCCAGAGAAGTACGGACTTATTAAACGAGCTTCTTTCATTTATGAAAAAATATAA
- a CDS encoding protein-glutamate methylesterase/protein-glutamine glutaminase — protein MNIKVLVVDDSPFMRKVISETIASIEGLEVIGTARNGRDALKAIPQLQPDVITLDIEMPGLNGLETLEIIKKDYSIPVIMMSSFSGEDNTIAALDLGAMDFIEKPHDIRNQTDGFKNEVADKIKPLFEQKKSERPLETSLLQANELEKRLPKKVKAITIGASTGGPKALFSIIRSLPENLSFPIFIVQHMPKGFTTSFSKRLDKESAANVVEAEDGMPIKGGVVYVAPGGYHMIIEDNCIKLNEVDKLHGVRPAVDYLFEAAAEVYGSDLVSFILTGMGHDGARGLAKIKKAGGFTVAQNRETSIVYGMPGNAVQKGVIDEIASLDEISELINWMIRMRS, from the coding sequence GTGAATATAAAAGTACTGGTTGTGGATGATTCTCCTTTCATGAGAAAAGTTATCAGTGAAACGATAGCGAGTATTGAGGGATTGGAAGTTATCGGGACGGCTAGAAATGGTCGAGATGCGCTAAAGGCAATTCCGCAGCTTCAACCTGATGTGATCACATTGGATATTGAAATGCCGGGATTAAATGGGCTAGAAACACTTGAGATCATAAAGAAAGATTACTCTATACCGGTTATCATGATGAGTTCGTTTAGCGGAGAAGACAATACAATCGCTGCTTTGGACTTGGGAGCAATGGATTTTATTGAAAAGCCACATGATATCAGAAATCAAACAGATGGATTCAAAAACGAAGTAGCAGATAAAATCAAACCTTTATTTGAACAGAAAAAAAGTGAACGACCACTAGAAACATCACTGTTGCAGGCAAATGAATTAGAAAAAAGATTACCAAAGAAAGTAAAAGCCATTACGATAGGTGCTTCAACCGGCGGACCTAAAGCATTGTTTTCGATTATTCGATCATTGCCGGAAAACTTAAGCTTTCCTATTTTTATTGTTCAACACATGCCAAAAGGATTTACAACGTCATTTTCTAAACGGTTGGACAAAGAATCTGCAGCAAATGTAGTAGAAGCCGAAGATGGTATGCCAATCAAAGGCGGTGTCGTTTATGTTGCTCCAGGTGGATACCATATGATTATTGAAGATAACTGCATCAAACTAAATGAAGTAGATAAGCTACATGGTGTGAGACCAGCTGTCGATTACTTATTTGAAGCTGCTGCTGAAGTTTATGGCAGTGATTTAGTCAGCTTTATTTTAACCGGAATGGGTCATGACGGAGCTCGCGGGTTAGCTAAAATTAAAAAAGCAGGCGGTTTTACAGTGGCTCAAAACAGAGAGACATCAATTGTTTATGGGATGCCAGGTAATGCGGTACAAAAAGGTGTTATTGACGAGATCGCCAGTTTAGATGAAATATCAGAATTGATCAATTGGATGATAAGGATGCGAAGCTAA
- a CDS encoding chemotaxis protein CheD, with translation MADELRVGISDYKVAQQPQTLITVGLGSCVGIALYDPKTKIGGLSHIMLPESSAFKDASKVEKFADLAIPHMVSEINKRTNNNPLVAKIAGGASMFQFSKDLPHGSIGDRNVLAVEEVLKQLGIPLLANHTGGNMGRTMSVDLATFTVNIRMVNREIIVL, from the coding sequence ATGGCAGATGAATTAAGGGTTGGGATCTCAGATTATAAAGTTGCACAACAACCTCAAACGTTAATAACAGTAGGGTTGGGCTCTTGTGTAGGCATTGCGCTCTATGATCCTAAAACAAAAATCGGCGGATTGAGCCACATCATGCTGCCTGAGAGCAGTGCGTTCAAAGATGCCAGCAAAGTTGAAAAATTTGCTGATTTAGCTATTCCTCACATGGTATCAGAAATAAATAAACGAACCAACAATAATCCGCTTGTGGCTAAAATAGCAGGTGGCGCAAGTATGTTTCAATTTTCTAAAGATCTTCCGCATGGAAGTATCGGAGATCGAAATGTACTTGCGGTTGAAGAAGTTTTGAAACAACTAGGGATTCCTTTATTAGCCAATCATACTGGAGGAAACATGGGCAGAACAATGAGCGTAGACTTAGCCACCTTTACAGTGAATATTCGAATGGTGAATAGAGAAATAATTGTACTGTAA
- a CDS encoding chemotaxis protein CheW, with translation MEKFVVFNSGGQSFAVPIEVTEKIIHVEELTKIPDTSDYVLGAIDYGDGILPIIDLSERFFQRKTEVIDETKVIVVSWQEKKIGLAVDKVTTIRSFDNSDHEVSEKRNQEAASYVMAFIRTEEGIILQLDVNSIFSEYGEHELLSLMNR, from the coding sequence ATGGAAAAGTTTGTTGTGTTTAATAGTGGTGGTCAAAGTTTTGCCGTTCCAATCGAAGTAACTGAAAAAATCATTCATGTCGAAGAATTAACAAAGATCCCAGATACATCTGACTATGTATTAGGAGCGATAGATTACGGGGACGGTATTTTACCGATCATTGATTTAAGTGAACGGTTCTTCCAACGTAAAACAGAAGTGATCGATGAAACTAAAGTGATCGTTGTAAGTTGGCAAGAGAAAAAGATTGGTTTAGCAGTAGATAAAGTAACCACTATTCGTTCTTTTGACAATAGTGATCATGAAGTATCAGAGAAAAGAAATCAAGAAGCAGCTAGTTATGTGATGGCTTTTATCAGAACAGAAGAGGGCATCATTTTACAATTAGATGTGAATAGTATTTTTTCAGAATATGGCGAACATGAATTGCTGTCATTGATGAATCGATAA
- a CDS encoding methyl-accepting chemotaxis protein gives MKKLREKKSQRKKSIRLMIIPTLIVMITLPIIIVLVMNYYSTQNLLSQRIEQSEKNLATQFTTQLDWIGQELENTINSLAEKPEFQEVAEDEDAQAFVQEELQFVLNNSMYIGNAYYAPENQEVMGTVEDLDSDFDASATTWYQRAVKRNGAMIWSEPYRDAKTGSMAMTLSRAIIVDDTFYGVLAIDLNLERMNTYLTSIQNGNTGHFFVLSESGDYLMDNDPKKIGTNISDSTLVKEATDQTGYIYDENNNQEIDSYYAKASRLGMTVYGVVGEDEMANEVNATKRSALIGLVIGIIIAILSALMASKYVMTIAKALTKAFSKVEAGDLTAEITSEDFNILPNKPYFKAFRKRKTINENSDEIGRIGFAFNKMMHQFREMVGGIQQKSNHLTDMTQTLNDISKQTTSATEEVSETITGIAQATSIQTQDTEDTVGKMEELSKTLGEIDQNIQKMGQHTDDTTIANGKNSQMMAVVHENWETTIETMNKLGDSIHDVNEDIQNIEKIVKVIDGISDQTNLLALNASIEAARAGESGRGFAVVANEIRKLAEKSDESTKDIAAIIKTIQEKSNEMVNKVEQSHAESEVQTKTINEAIDSSNKVTDQMDKLVESIMNVASLGFVISAKKDETVVAIENIAASAEENSAGTEEVSANAEEILATMEEFSSSIAKLESIANELKEETNQFKLD, from the coding sequence GTGAAGAAGCTACGTGAAAAGAAGAGTCAAAGGAAAAAAAGTATTAGATTGATGATCATCCCTACTTTGATTGTAATGATCACACTACCGATCATTATTGTGTTGGTCATGAATTATTACAGTACACAAAATTTGCTATCTCAGCGTATTGAACAAAGTGAAAAGAATCTAGCCACACAATTCACAACGCAACTAGACTGGATTGGTCAAGAATTAGAAAATACCATTAATTCTTTAGCCGAAAAGCCAGAATTTCAAGAAGTTGCTGAGGATGAAGATGCTCAGGCCTTCGTTCAAGAAGAATTACAATTTGTTTTGAACAATAGTATGTACATAGGAAATGCTTATTATGCACCTGAAAATCAAGAAGTCATGGGAACAGTTGAAGATTTAGACTCAGACTTTGATGCAAGTGCAACAACTTGGTACCAAAGAGCAGTCAAACGTAATGGCGCAATGATTTGGAGTGAGCCCTATCGTGATGCAAAGACAGGGTCTATGGCAATGACTCTTTCTAGAGCAATCATTGTAGATGACACTTTTTATGGTGTTTTAGCAATTGATTTAAACTTAGAGAGAATGAATACCTACTTAACTTCTATACAAAACGGCAATACTGGACACTTTTTTGTTCTTTCTGAATCAGGGGATTATTTGATGGATAATGATCCTAAGAAAATTGGAACGAATATTAGTGACAGTACCTTAGTCAAAGAGGCAACAGACCAAACAGGTTATATTTATGATGAAAATAATAATCAAGAAATTGACAGCTACTATGCTAAAGCCAGCCGATTAGGAATGACTGTGTATGGAGTAGTTGGCGAGGACGAAATGGCTAATGAAGTAAATGCTACAAAACGATCAGCTCTTATTGGTTTAGTTATCGGCATCATTATCGCCATACTAAGTGCATTGATGGCTTCAAAATATGTTATGACGATTGCCAAAGCATTGACTAAAGCTTTCAGTAAAGTTGAAGCTGGAGATTTGACTGCAGAAATTACCAGCGAAGATTTTAATATTCTACCAAATAAACCTTACTTTAAAGCGTTTAGAAAACGAAAAACAATTAATGAAAATAGTGATGAAATCGGAAGAATTGGATTTGCTTTTAATAAAATGATGCATCAATTCAGAGAAATGGTAGGAGGCATTCAACAAAAAAGCAATCATTTAACGGATATGACTCAAACATTGAACGATATTTCTAAACAAACCACTTCCGCAACAGAAGAAGTATCTGAAACAATCACGGGTATTGCTCAAGCAACAAGTATCCAAACACAAGATACTGAGGATACAGTAGGGAAAATGGAAGAATTATCTAAAACATTAGGTGAAATTGATCAAAACATCCAAAAAATGGGTCAACATACCGATGATACGACGATTGCAAATGGTAAAAACTCTCAAATGATGGCTGTCGTTCATGAGAATTGGGAAACCACGATTGAGACAATGAATAAATTAGGCGATAGTATTCACGATGTAAATGAAGATATTCAAAATATTGAAAAAATTGTTAAAGTTATTGATGGAATATCTGACCAGACTAATCTGTTAGCATTGAATGCTTCTATTGAAGCTGCTCGTGCAGGAGAAAGTGGTCGAGGATTTGCAGTTGTTGCTAATGAAATCAGAAAATTAGCTGAGAAGAGTGACGAATCAACAAAAGATATTGCAGCAATTATCAAAACAATCCAAGAAAAATCAAATGAAATGGTCAACAAAGTAGAACAATCCCATGCAGAAAGTGAAGTCCAAACGAAAACGATTAATGAAGCAATCGATTCATCAAATAAAGTAACGGATCAAATGGATAAATTGGTTGAAAGTATTATGAATGTAGCTAGCTTAGGCTTTGTTATCTCAGCTAAAAAAGATGAAACAGTGGTAGCGATTGAAAATATTGCTGCTTCAGCAGAAGAGAACTCAGCTGGAACTGAGGAAGTGTCTGCAAATGCGGAAGAAATTTTAGCTACAATGGAAGAATTTTCTTCAAGTATCGCCAAATTAGAATCTATTGCGAATGAATTAAAAGAAGAAACGAATCAATTTAAGTTGGATTAG
- a CDS encoding aldo/keto reductase, whose product MKRMFLGKSELMVPNIALGCMSMGKLSPEEADKVVRNALNLEVDFFDLADIYGGGKAEETLGKVIEMDPSLRERMLIQSKVGIRKGSYDFSKEHLVTSVDDILKRLNTDYLDALLLHRPDALVEPEIVAEVFEELEKSGKVRNFGVSNHNPYQIELLKKYVKQPLVANQMQFSAMHTGMVDAGINVNTEFDNGINRDGGILDYSRLEDMTLQAWSPIKSGGDIFVDNENFPEINSKLKEIGERYGLSNSATAIAWILRHPAHIQAIVGTMTPERLTDYAKASEVRITHEEWYDIYRAAGNKLP is encoded by the coding sequence ATGAAAAGAATGTTTTTAGGGAAAAGTGAATTAATGGTACCAAATATTGCATTAGGCTGTATGTCAATGGGGAAATTATCACCAGAAGAAGCTGATAAAGTAGTGAGAAATGCTTTAAACTTAGAAGTTGATTTTTTTGATTTAGCCGATATCTATGGTGGTGGAAAAGCCGAAGAAACGTTAGGAAAAGTAATCGAAATGGATCCTTCTCTACGAGAAAGAATGTTGATCCAATCTAAAGTAGGCATTCGAAAAGGGAGTTATGATTTTTCAAAAGAGCATTTAGTAACGAGTGTAGACGATATCTTGAAACGCTTAAATACAGATTACTTAGACGCGTTGTTATTGCACCGTCCAGATGCATTGGTTGAACCAGAGATCGTAGCTGAAGTTTTTGAAGAATTAGAAAAAAGCGGAAAAGTCCGCAATTTTGGTGTCAGCAACCACAATCCTTACCAGATTGAATTATTGAAAAAATATGTAAAGCAACCTTTAGTCGCGAACCAAATGCAGTTTAGTGCGATGCATACTGGTATGGTGGATGCTGGAATAAACGTGAATACTGAGTTTGATAATGGGATAAATCGAGATGGTGGAATATTGGATTATAGTCGTTTAGAAGATATGACATTGCAAGCGTGGTCACCGATCAAAAGCGGTGGAGATATCTTTGTGGATAACGAAAACTTCCCTGAAATAAATTCAAAGTTGAAAGAAATTGGTGAACGTTACGGCTTATCGAATTCAGCAACGGCTATTGCTTGGATTTTACGCCATCCAGCACATATACAAGCAATTGTTGGAACAATGACTCCAGAGCGTTTGACAGATTATGCAAAAGCTTCTGAAGTGCGCATCACACATGAAGAATGGTATGACATTTATCGAGCAGCTGGAAATAAATTGCCTTAA
- a CDS encoding nuclease-related domain-containing protein, which yields MILKERTKSVTYRVLESLNYRMRLTAEEKTNYENQVKGFAGEIQFDSYMAQAKISGLVLNDLILSHRDTSFQIDSLLITNDSVYLYEVKNYAGSYFYKEESLFTESGYQILNPLRQIDRSVTYLQNVMLRIGYTLPIHPVIIFINPDFILYSFLPNKLFLFSNQLPKHFNALSNQKKLIKNEHLELANKLKKLHNENYRPDNLPTYHFDQLKKGIICPICFSTSHIDTRQNYVCSICGHKEIITSVIERSIIEFKDLFPDKPIMTNLIYQWCGEVYSKERIRMILKKNYQNHLSGQKTYYSDKQLS from the coding sequence ATGATACTAAAAGAACGCACAAAATCAGTCACTTACCGCGTATTAGAGTCTTTGAATTATCGAATGAGATTAACAGCTGAAGAAAAAACAAATTATGAAAATCAAGTGAAGGGTTTTGCTGGTGAAATACAATTTGATTCCTACATGGCTCAAGCTAAAATTTCTGGACTCGTATTGAATGATCTCATACTAAGCCACCGAGATACTAGTTTCCAAATCGACTCTCTTCTTATTACAAATGATTCTGTCTACTTATATGAAGTAAAAAATTATGCCGGTTCGTACTTTTATAAAGAGGAGTCTTTATTTACAGAATCAGGTTATCAAATTCTTAATCCACTCAGACAAATCGACAGAAGTGTGACTTATCTACAAAATGTGATGCTTCGCATAGGATATACATTGCCCATACACCCCGTTATTATTTTCATTAATCCAGACTTTATTCTCTACTCTTTCTTACCAAACAAGTTATTCTTATTTTCAAATCAATTACCTAAGCACTTTAATGCTTTATCGAATCAAAAAAAATTAATAAAGAATGAACATTTGGAACTTGCGAATAAACTTAAAAAGTTACACAATGAAAATTATCGCCCTGATAATTTACCTACTTATCATTTTGATCAATTAAAGAAAGGAATCATATGTCCAATTTGTTTTTCAACTAGTCATATAGACACAAGACAAAATTACGTTTGTTCTATATGTGGACACAAAGAAATCATTACAAGTGTGATTGAACGTAGCATAATAGAATTCAAAGACCTATTTCCTGATAAACCTATTATGACAAATTTGATTTACCAATGGTGTGGAGAAGTTTATTCCAAAGAACGCATTCGAATGATATTAAAAAAGAATTACCAGAATCATTTATCCGGGCAAAAGACTTATTATAGTGATAAACAGCTATCATAA